A single Pseudomonas brassicacearum DNA region contains:
- a CDS encoding putative zinc-binding protein produces MSNSSLPLVYSCSGCSNVAQLANTLALRLDRSGLAEMSCIVGVGGHVAALVNKARSGRRILALDGCPLQCVEGCLNQHDLHADVHLILSHHGLRKRNGEDCTEEQSDELFEEIKRLIESQMIEATETA; encoded by the coding sequence ATGTCCAATTCAAGCCTTCCCTTGGTCTACTCCTGCTCCGGCTGCTCGAATGTCGCGCAGCTGGCCAATACCCTGGCCCTGCGCCTGGATCGCAGCGGTCTGGCCGAGATGTCCTGCATCGTCGGGGTCGGCGGGCATGTGGCTGCGCTGGTCAATAAAGCGCGCTCGGGACGGAGAATCCTGGCGCTGGACGGCTGCCCGCTGCAATGCGTCGAAGGCTGCCTGAACCAGCACGACCTACATGCCGATGTGCATCTGATCTTGAGCCACCACGGTTTGCGCAAACGCAACGGCGAGGATTGCACCGAGGAGCAGAGTGACGAGTTGTTTGAGGAGATCAAGCGGCTGATTGAAAGCCAGATGATCGAAGCCACCGAGACGGCTTGA
- a CDS encoding Crp/Fnr family transcriptional regulator — translation MLTHPSIVLLLRRHHLFSQLPERVFEDVCSLAVLRRLDCNSTLMHQGDPAKRFFLLVSGQIKLFRVTGEGQENLVEIIQPGQTFAEALLFSQARCYPVSASAIKDSVLVSIEGTHYRKALEDQPKVCLAILASMSIHLHQRLKDIDNLTLASASRRVINFLLQERDPRDGQLVLQVSKRLVASKLGIQPETFSRILHRLVDGGLIAMERRNIRILAEEELAAYQQ, via the coding sequence ATGCTGACCCACCCTTCCATCGTTTTACTGTTGCGTCGTCATCACCTGTTCAGCCAACTGCCGGAGCGGGTCTTTGAAGATGTCTGCAGCCTGGCCGTCCTCAGGCGCCTGGACTGCAACAGCACGCTCATGCACCAGGGCGATCCGGCCAAGCGGTTTTTCTTGCTGGTCAGTGGCCAGATCAAGCTGTTCCGGGTGACTGGTGAGGGCCAGGAGAACCTGGTGGAAATCATCCAGCCCGGACAGACCTTCGCCGAGGCGCTGCTGTTCAGCCAGGCCCGTTGCTACCCGGTCAGTGCGTCGGCGATCAAGGACAGCGTGCTGGTGAGTATCGAGGGCACCCATTACCGCAAGGCCCTGGAGGACCAGCCCAAGGTCTGCCTGGCGATCCTGGCGAGCATGAGCATCCATCTGCACCAGCGCCTCAAGGACATCGACAACCTGACCTTGGCCAGTGCCAGTCGGCGGGTGATCAATTTCCTGTTGCAGGAGCGGGATCCGCGGGATGGTCAGTTGGTGTTGCAGGTGTCCAAGCGTCTGGTGGCTTCCAAGCTGGGGATTCAGCCGGAGACGTTTTCGCGGATTCTTCATCGGTTGGTGGATGGGGGGTTGATTGCTATGGAGCGGCGTAACATTCGGATCCTAGCTGAAGAAGAGCTTGCTGCTTACCAACAGTAG
- the narL gene encoding two-component system response regulator NarL — MNAPLRHTLLLVDDHPMMRRGIRQMLELEDDLQIVGEASHGEEALTLIEPLKPDLVLLDNNMPQMNGIETLRRLRAMHYTGKVLLFTVSDAEDDIRDALRLDANGYLLKDMEPELLIQYIRDALNGALVISPGLTRVMAQALRSPPRQADVELTERERQVLKTIAGGYSNKVIGHKLGITEGTVKVHVKNLLHKLGLRSRVEAAVWAMEHLRGAG; from the coding sequence ATGAACGCCCCCCTGCGCCACACCCTGCTACTGGTCGACGATCATCCGATGATGCGTCGCGGCATTCGTCAGATGCTTGAACTCGAAGACGATTTGCAGATCGTTGGCGAAGCCAGCCACGGCGAAGAAGCCTTGACCCTGATCGAACCGCTCAAGCCCGACCTGGTGCTGCTGGACAACAACATGCCGCAGATGAACGGCATCGAGACCCTGCGCCGGCTGCGCGCCATGCACTACACCGGCAAGGTGCTGCTGTTCACCGTGTCCGATGCCGAGGACGACATCCGCGATGCCTTGCGCCTGGACGCCAACGGTTACCTGCTCAAGGACATGGAGCCGGAGCTGCTGATCCAGTACATCCGCGACGCCCTCAACGGCGCCCTGGTGATCAGCCCCGGCCTGACCCGCGTCATGGCCCAGGCGCTGCGCTCGCCACCGCGCCAGGCCGATGTGGAACTGACCGAGCGCGAGCGCCAGGTACTCAAGACCATCGCCGGCGGCTACAGCAACAAGGTCATCGGGCACAAGCTGGGCATCACCGAAGGCACGGTCAAGGTCCACGTGAAGAACCTGCTGCACAAGCTCGGCTTGCGCTCACGGGTCGAAGCCGCCGTGTGGGCGATGGAGCATTTGCGCGGGGCGGGTTAG
- a CDS encoding HAMP domain-containing protein, producing MMRWLRSSLPARAGLAVILIAILALASSLSAGLIAWFSQGDAAAINTAGSVRMETYHLSWKLAAGADDDIPAIIASLQQRLDSPALRAVLEDGPETSLHKSYRDLVQRWNQTLRPAIERGDSAFFQASANTFVEQLDQFVTLLQRQSEHKQGWQQVIQGAALFSTMIILLIGLYELQYGVVTPLQELVDATQRFRRGEFQVRVNHQSEDELGQLATSFNTMAETIEQSHRTLENQVRQKTLNLQQANAALELLYQSSRSLATRQANAEGLDELIRRFQQRLPGLRLTLCLQGQLQAPARHLLALHGADSRQVCASSDCASCHKHNAARPQAFSISNQGTELGELKAHFVDGHTAQPWETALIQALANLIGTSLSLKRQREQDHRLLLLDERTIIARELHDSLAQALSYMKLQVSRMQTLMRRGEPVQTLETVTGELREGLNNAYRQLRELLTTFRLQIHDDGLVEELKDTAEEFSNRGDFQVHLFVDTLAFELSASEQIHILQITREALSNCLRHAHAENAWLELRQEGETVRLSIEDDGRGFSGEVDQREHHGLNIMNERARSLRGQLQILSRTPQGTRIQVHFQPEFLGQHTEGLAT from the coding sequence ATGATGCGTTGGCTGCGCAGTTCCCTGCCCGCCCGCGCCGGGCTGGCGGTGATCCTGATCGCCATCCTGGCCCTGGCCAGCTCCTTGAGTGCCGGGTTGATCGCCTGGTTCAGCCAAGGCGACGCTGCCGCCATCAATACCGCTGGTTCCGTGCGCATGGAGACCTACCACCTGAGCTGGAAACTGGCGGCGGGGGCTGACGACGACATCCCGGCGATCATCGCCAGCCTGCAACAACGCCTCGACAGCCCTGCCCTGCGTGCCGTGCTGGAAGATGGGCCGGAAACCTCCCTGCACAAGAGCTATCGCGATCTTGTGCAACGCTGGAACCAGACGTTGCGCCCGGCCATCGAGCGTGGTGACTCGGCATTTTTCCAGGCCAGCGCCAACACCTTCGTCGAGCAACTGGACCAGTTCGTCACCCTGTTGCAACGCCAGAGCGAGCATAAGCAAGGCTGGCAGCAGGTGATCCAGGGCGCGGCGCTGTTCAGCACCATGATCATCCTGCTGATCGGCCTGTATGAATTGCAGTACGGCGTGGTCACGCCCTTGCAGGAGTTGGTGGACGCCACCCAGCGCTTTCGCCGTGGCGAGTTCCAGGTGCGGGTCAATCACCAGTCCGAAGATGAACTGGGCCAGTTGGCGACCAGTTTCAACACCATGGCCGAGACCATCGAGCAATCGCACCGCACCCTGGAAAACCAGGTCCGGCAAAAGACCCTGAACCTGCAACAGGCCAACGCCGCCCTGGAGCTGCTGTACCAGAGCAGTCGCAGCCTGGCGACCCGCCAGGCCAATGCCGAAGGGCTGGATGAATTGATCCGACGCTTCCAGCAGCGCCTGCCAGGCCTGCGCCTGACGTTGTGCCTGCAAGGGCAATTGCAGGCACCGGCCAGGCACTTGCTGGCGTTGCATGGCGCCGACAGCCGCCAGGTCTGCGCCAGCAGCGATTGCGCCAGTTGCCACAAACACAACGCCGCACGCCCGCAGGCCTTCAGCATCAGCAACCAGGGCACCGAACTGGGTGAGCTCAAGGCGCATTTTGTCGATGGCCACACGGCGCAGCCCTGGGAAACCGCATTGATCCAGGCCCTGGCCAACTTGATCGGCACCTCGCTGTCCCTCAAGCGCCAGCGCGAACAGGACCATCGCCTGCTGCTGCTCGATGAACGCACGATCATTGCCCGCGAGCTTCACGACTCCCTGGCCCAGGCCTTGTCGTACATGAAGCTGCAAGTCAGCCGCATGCAGACCCTGATGCGTCGGGGCGAACCGGTGCAGACCCTGGAGACCGTCACCGGCGAGCTGCGTGAAGGGCTGAACAATGCTTATCGCCAGTTGCGCGAATTGCTCACCACCTTCCGCCTACAGATCCACGACGATGGCCTGGTCGAAGAACTCAAGGACACCGCCGAGGAGTTCTCCAACCGAGGGGATTTCCAGGTGCACCTGTTCGTCGACACCTTGGCCTTCGAGCTGTCGGCCAGCGAGCAGATCCACATCCTGCAGATCACCCGCGAGGCCTTGTCCAACTGCCTGCGCCATGCCCATGCCGAGAACGCCTGGCTCGAATTGCGCCAGGAAGGCGAGACCGTGCGGCTGTCGATCGAAGACGATGGTCGCGGCTTCAGCGGCGAGGTGGACCAGCGCGAACACCATGGCCTGAACATCATGAACGAACGAGCCCGCAGCCTGCGCGGCCAACTGCAGATTCTCTCCCGAACACCCCAGGGCACCCGCATCCAGGTGCATTTCCAACCGGAATTCCTGGGCCAACACACCGAAGGCCTCGCAACATGA
- a CDS encoding MFS transporter — MRAQVQQGLVLGMSTLAFTVCFMVWMMFAVLGVPIKELLALNETQFGLLAATPVLTGSLVRLPLGLLTDRFGGRIVFFLLMLACVLPLYLITLATAFWQFLVLGLFVGLAGGSFSVGIAYVAKWFDKQNQGFAMGVFGAGNAGAALTKFLAPALIAFGSWHLVPKVFSAILFITALLFWFLTTEKKEHSGKGGATLREQLKTLKEPAVWRYCQYYSIVFGGYVALALWMTKYYVQEYGFSLQSAALLAACFSLPGGVLRAVGGWMSDRWGAQSVTWWVLWVSWICLFLLSYPQTQLQVQTVNGIVDFHIGLSPTLFTVLLFVMGIAFAFGKASVFKYIANDYPKNMGAVSGIVGLAGGLGGFVLPIMFGALVDLTGVRSSCFMLMYGVVWVSLAWMYFSEMRKRPLLGKQPPATQSPFSSIAQGEEHVRSANA; from the coding sequence ATGCGAGCGCAAGTGCAACAAGGGCTGGTACTAGGGATGAGTACCCTGGCCTTCACCGTGTGCTTCATGGTCTGGATGATGTTTGCCGTGCTGGGGGTTCCGATCAAGGAACTGCTGGCCCTCAATGAAACCCAGTTTGGCCTGCTGGCCGCCACGCCGGTACTGACCGGTTCGCTGGTGCGTCTGCCCCTGGGGCTTCTGACCGACCGCTTTGGCGGACGGATCGTGTTTTTCCTGCTGATGCTGGCCTGCGTATTGCCGCTGTATCTGATCACCCTCGCCACGGCCTTCTGGCAGTTTCTGGTGCTGGGCCTGTTCGTCGGCCTGGCCGGTGGCTCGTTCTCGGTGGGCATTGCCTACGTCGCCAAGTGGTTTGATAAGCAGAACCAGGGTTTTGCCATGGGCGTGTTCGGCGCCGGCAACGCCGGTGCAGCGCTGACCAAGTTCCTCGCTCCGGCGCTGATCGCGTTCGGCAGCTGGCACCTGGTGCCGAAAGTGTTCAGCGCCATCCTGTTCATCACCGCGTTGCTGTTCTGGTTTCTCACCACCGAGAAAAAGGAACACAGCGGCAAGGGCGGCGCGACGTTGCGCGAGCAATTGAAAACCCTGAAAGAGCCCGCCGTGTGGCGCTACTGCCAGTACTACTCGATCGTGTTCGGCGGCTACGTGGCCCTGGCATTGTGGATGACCAAGTACTACGTGCAGGAATACGGCTTCAGCCTGCAAAGCGCGGCGCTGCTGGCGGCGTGTTTCTCCTTGCCCGGTGGCGTGCTGCGGGCCGTCGGTGGCTGGATGTCCGACCGTTGGGGCGCCCAGAGCGTGACCTGGTGGGTGTTGTGGGTCAGCTGGATCTGCCTGTTCCTGCTCTCCTATCCCCAGACGCAGCTGCAAGTGCAGACCGTCAACGGCATCGTCGATTTCCACATCGGCCTCAGCCCCACGCTGTTCACCGTGCTGCTGTTCGTGATGGGCATCGCCTTCGCGTTCGGCAAGGCCTCGGTCTTCAAGTACATCGCCAACGACTACCCGAAGAACATGGGCGCGGTGTCCGGCATCGTCGGCCTCGCCGGCGGCCTGGGCGGGTTCGTGCTGCCGATCATGTTCGGCGCCCTGGTGGACCTCACCGGCGTGCGCTCGTCCTGCTTCATGTTGATGTACGGCGTGGTCTGGGTGTCCCTGGCCTGGATGTACTTCAGCGAAATGCGCAAGCGCCCGCTGCTGGGTAAACAGCCGCCGGCCACTCAATCCCCGTTTTCCAGCATTGCCCAAGGAGAAGAACATGTCCGTTCTGCAAACGCCTGA